TAAGATAAGTGAGATTTATAAAGTTTTCAAAACCAGAAATATCACTAATATCACTTTTCCACCACGGAGAAATTCTAGTTACAGAATGAAAATTTTTTAAATTTACTCCTGATATATTTTCAAGTTCTTTGAGTTTTTCTCCACCTCGTGCTCTCTCAAAATTTATATTTTTAAACTCAGATTTGTAGATTTTGTCGCTCGAGAAAAAACCACCCTCAATTTTTGTTTCTGCACCAGTAACAATTAATTTATCTTCTTTCTCCTGAAAGAAAATATCAAATTTTTTAACTTCTTCACTAAACTCTTTTGCATCTTTTTGTGGAACATCTATTTTAAAATTTAGCACACGTGCTGAAAACCATCGCCATTTATGGCGGTGATGTAAGGCACAAAATCATGTTATAATTTCAAGTGTATATCGCATAGTTTAACGAAAACCAAGTTACAAAAACTGATATACTTAAAAATTGCGGTAGGAAGTGCCGTCTAAGCCTTGATAATATTTGGACAGTAGTCTGGAGTTTCTAGGAAGCTCCGTCCTTTAGGGCGGAGTTCTTCACACAACCATTTACAGAAACATTGAAAAACTCTTTGTCGGCATTGTATTTCATCTCAATATTCTGTTTTCCAAGCCAAGAATTTAAAAGTTCCTCTTTTTGATTTTCTAACTTTTGTAAATTCTCTTTCTCAAATAGTTTCTTTCTCTCTTCAAAATGTGAAGTTTTTTCAAACTCTCCTTTTGGCTCTAATTTTGGTAAATTTCGTTTAGCAATTTCTGTAACAAATTTAAAAGAGTAGTAATTTTGCCAAACTGAAGTTTTTGAACCACTCCAAACCAAATTCTCTGCTTTTGTCAGGCTTGACCCGTTGATCTTTTCAGAGTTTTTTTCCAAACCAATATTTAAAACGGAATCTTTTTTTCAAATCAATTTTCAAACTCTTTTCCAAATATCCATTTTTTGAAATCTCTATTTTGTAAATTCCATTTTTGTAATATTTTCCGTTTTTGAAAAAATTCCCATTTATCAGAATTTTGTCGGGATTTGGTGAAATATTCAGAGTGATTTTGCTTTCTGTTTTTGTGTCGGTTTCCGATAAAATTTGAGTCTCATTTTTTGGAAGTGAGAAATAGAAATCTCCCGTTGTTTTGTCGCAAGAGGCTGGTGATTGTTTTCCGTCCGTCTCCTCTTCGACCTTTTTTCTCACATGCTTAAAAACATCATTCAATTTGACACCCTCTGCTGTAATTGTGTCAAGAAGATGTTTTGTAAAAGTTCCGTTTGTCCCGTCTCCATCTTCTGCAAGTTGCCCAACATCTGCCGAAAATGCAATGTAAGTTCCCGAAGCACTCGGTGGAGTTGCTAAATTTCTTTCGGTTTGAGAAATGCAACCTGAAAAAATGAGCATACTAAAAAGTAAAAGTAGTTTCATTTTGAAACCTCCATTTTTTATTAAAATCATTTTAACGAAAGTGAAAGAATCAAAATTTAGAAATATTATTAAATCAAATAAATTTAATTAAAAAAAGAGTCGTGGTGAAAATTTGAAAAAGCTCGGGAAATTGAACCAAACATATCTTTGTGCTGTTTCTCTAAATTTGCCAACATATCTTTCATTTCATATCTCAAATGTGGTGATTTAATATCAAAACGGAGAGCAGGACAAGCATCATCGCCGATAAGAGGCAAACCAGCTTTCAATGCTCCATCTGTCAATTGTCTTTCACGAACTCGAATAAGTGGTCGAACAACTTCCAATCCGTTTCCTGCTTCATATTTTGGAGGCAAAGACCTCATCGTGCTGTTGTAAAACATATTCATAAAAAAGCTTTCGACTGCATCGTCAAGATGATGACCAAGTGCGACTTTATTAAAACCGAGTTTTTCAGTTGCGGAATAGATTGCACCCCGTCGCATTCGTGAAAAAAATGAGCAATACGAACTATTTTCCCGAATTTTCTCTTTTGCGATTTCATAAATTTCAGTTTTGTAAATCTGATGAGGTATCTCATATTTTTCAGTGTGTTTTTGCAATTCCGAAAAGTCTTCACCCATTCCATAATCCACCGTTACAGCCATGAACTCAAAATTGAATGGAGCATGTCGTTTTACATGTTTTAAAATATGTGCCAACATAAGTGAATCTTTTCCACCAGAAAGCCCCAAAACAACTTTATCTCCCTCGCCAATTAGGGAAAATTCTGCATTCGTCTTTCCGACAACTCTCAAAAGCTTTTTACTAATTTCAATTTTCAACAATTTTCTCCGCAACAATTAAAATAAAAAATATAATTCCTAAATATCCATTTACCGTAAAAAAAGCACGGTCGATTTTTCGGAAATCTTTTCTCACAAGATAGTGTTCATATCCCAAAAATATCGCAGAAACAAAAACCGCAAAAAGTGAAATCACTCCTAAATTTGCTTCTGAAATTGCAAAATACCAAAATCCGACTGTCAAAATATGAAAAACCGCAGAAATTTGCATCGTTCTTTTTTCGCCAAATCTTGACGGAATTGAGTGAAGCCCAAATTTCTTATCAAAATCTATATCTTGAAGTGAGTAAAGCAAGTCAAATCCTGCCACCCAAAAAAGCACTCCGACCGATAAAAAGATACTCCAAAGTGGAATTGCTTCTTCAACTGCAACAACTCCAGAAATTGGTGCAAGTCCAAGTGAAATCCCCAAAATTATATGTGCGAAATAACTAAATCTTTTGAAATATGAGTAAATTCCGAGAATGAACAGAATTGGAATTGCAAGTTGAAAAGCCAAATTATTTACAAAATATGCGACCGCAACAAATCCAAGTGCATTTGCAATTGTGAAAAACAGAATTCCATTTTTAGAAATTCGTCCATCAACACTCGGTCTATTTTTTGTTCGTGGATTTAAGGAATCGTGGTCGATGTCTAAATATCTGTTGAATGCCATCGCAAAATTTCGGGCAGTCAATCCCGCTAAAATTCCAAGAAAAAGAAGTTTCCAACCGAACCAACCGTTTGCCGAAATCACCATCGCGATAAATATAAAAGGAAATGAAAAAATCGAGTGCTGAAACATGATTAATTCATTGAAATTTCTGTATGCCTCTGCTACTTTTTGAAACAAAAATTATCCTCTTTTGTGAAGTTCATGCCATGCAAAAAGATTTGACATCGCTAAAACAATTACCGAAGCTGTAAAAATTTCTGGGTCGATAATTCCGTAGCTGACTGAAAAAAGCAAAATTATTAAAGCAAGTTCTGTTTTTGCAAATGAACCGTAAGTTATAAATTTTGTATCATTTTTTTCAATTCCATCAAATCGTAAAGTTAAAAGTGAGAAAAGATATTGTGCCACCCAAATTGTAATTGTTAAAATCACAAACGGAATGAAAAGTGAATAGTCAAACAGAATCCCCAAATCAATGTTCAATCCAACTGCTAAACCAAAAATTGGCACAAAAAGATACCCGTTTAAAATTCCAACTTTTTTACGAATTGGCTCAACTGTTGCAAATTTTAAATGAACTTCTGGAATTAAAAGTGTGCTTGAGAAAATCGCAATTATGTAGTGAATTTCCATTAAATAAGCAATTCCTGAAAGAGTCAGAGCATTTGCTAAAAGCAGAAGCAGAATTGAAATATCACCTTTTACAAATCTTGCAATTCGTGGATAAACATATCTGGAAATCGCTAGAGCAATAAATAGGAATAGAACTGTTTTTCCTGTAGCAATTGAGAAACCTATAAATGAGTGATCGCCGTAGCCGTAAAAAGAAATTAGAGTTACAAAAACTGCGATAATGAAAAAGTTATTTGGCAAAGCTTTTGCTAAAAATAGTTTGCAAACATTCTCTTTTAATTGCCCTTGCTCTTTCAAATACCTCATCGCAATTGAATTTACTGAAACCGAAACAATTCCAAAAGCTAAAACAAGAATAATTCCAATTTCTGGTGCAAAATTCTCAAAATACAACACATTTACAAGATAAACAACAAGCATTGTAAGAATTGTCGGCAGAGCAATAAATTTATATTGCATTACATATCTCTTGACAAATTCTCCACCAGGTTTTGTCAAACTCAGATAGAAAACCAGCATGAAAATTGAAATTGTCATCAATGAATCCATGTAGTTTATTGATTGACAACCAAGAAGTTTTAAAGACATTGGTCCAAAAATCACACCAAATAAAACACCTGTGAGAAGTCCAGAAATCCGATAGAAATGAAACATTAAAATCTGAACTGCTATAATTAAACCGAATGTTATAAATACACCCATTTACTTTCCTTATTTCTTATAAAATTCTAAGAATCTTATCCAAAATTGGAACAGCAAATAGAAGAGTTTTCATCAAAAAAGAGCATGTTTTAATAGAAAAAAGTTCAGAACCACTAAACAGAATTCTTAAAAATTTAAAAAGTTGTTAAATAAGAGCTTATGTTTTTTTTCAAAAGATTTTAAACTTCTATTCTTTGTTAGAATTCTCAAAAATTTACGGAGGTTTTCTAAAATGAAGAAAATACTATTCGCGGTTTTGCTAACTCTTGGGGCAAATGCTGAAAATTTCAATGAGATTTTCCACACTGGACAAAACAGTGCGACTACACTTTTAAAAGCACTTGGTGGTGAATTAAAAGCGAAAATGAAAGAGGGAAATATCACAAAAGCGATTCAATTTTGTGCATCAAACGGATTACCAATTACAGCAAAAGTAGATGAAAAACTTGGTGAAAATATTTCAATTAAAAGAATTTCTGAAAAAAATAGAAATCCGCAAAATGTTCCAACTGAAGCAGAAGCTAAAATTTTAAAATTGATGGAAGAAAACGGTAGTCCAATTCTTACAAAAGCAGGAAAAGATACTTACAAATATTATCATCCGTTAAAAATTGCAAAACCAGTCTGTTTAAAATGTCATGGAAAAGGTGAAGATATGCCAGAACAGGCACGAAAAACAATTCACTCGCTCTATCCAAAAGACAAAGCATACGGATATTCAAAAGGTGATCTTCGTGGTGCAATCGTTGTAGAAATTAGAAAATAGGAAAAAAGATGAAAAGAATTTATGTTGATAATAATGCGACAACAAAAGTAGATGAGAGAGTTGTTGAGGCAATGACTCCATATTTTTCAGAAATGTATGGAAATCCAAACTCATTACACAAATTTGGTAGTGAGACTCACCGTGGAGTTGCAACTGCTATCGATGAGGTCTATCGTGGTTTAGGTGCAACTGATAACGATGATGTTGTTTTCACTTCTTGTGCTACTGAAAGTAACAACTGGGTTGTCAAATCTGTTTGGCTTGATTACATCAAAAACGGTGAAAAAGACCATATTATTACAAGTGATGTTGAGCATCCTGCGACACTTTCAACTTGTAAATTTTTGGAAAAAGAGTTTGGTGTAAAAGTTACATATTTACCAGTAAATAGTGAGGGAGTTGTTCCAGTTTCTGCACTCGAAGAAGTTATTACTGATAAAACGGCTCTTGTTTCAATCATGATTGCAAATAATGAGACTGGTGTAATTTTTCCGATCAAGGAAATGGTAGAAGTGGCACACAAACACGGTGCACTTTTTCATACGGACGGAGTTCAAGCAGTTGGAAAAATTCCTGTAAATGTTGCGGATTTAGGAGTGGATTTTTTCTCACTTTCAGCACATAAATTTCATGGACCAAAAGGTGTTGGTGCATTATTTATCAAAAGCGGAATTACATTGACTCCACTTTTCCATGGTGGTAGTCAAATGGGCGGACTCCGAAGCGGAACTTTAAATACTCCTTATATTGTTGGAATAGGGAAAGCTATGGAACTAGCGACCTCATCGCTAAATGATATGAATAGCAGAGTTCGAGGTCTTCGAGATAAAATTGAAGATGCTCTTTTGGAACTTCCTGATACTTTTGTAGTTGGAAATCGGGACAATCGAACACCAAACACGATTTTGATTTCAGTTCGTGGAGTTGAAGGTGAAGGAATGCTTTGGGATTTAGATAAGAAATTTGGAATTGCCGCGGCAACTGGTTCAGCTTGTGCCTCTGAAGATTTAGAAGCAAATCCTGTTTTAGAAGCAATTGGTGCTGATGAAGATTTAGCACACACGGCAATTCGGATTTCTCTTTCTCGATTTACAACTGAAGAAGAAGCAAATTATATTATTACTTCATTCAAAGATGCAGTAAATCGACTCCGAGCAATTTCAAGTTCATATGCAACTGTAAAAGCACAAAATGCTTAGTGAAGCAATAGCTTTTTACAATCAAAATGAGTTTGCAAAAGCTCTACCCATTTTTCAAAAACTTGCAAACGAAAAAAATAGCGAGGCTCAATTCTATCTCGGAATGATGTATGAAAATGGTGAAGGAGTTTTTTGCAATATTGAAACCGCTAAATCTTGGTATCGAAAAGCATCGCGGGGTAGAAATCCCGATGCTGATTTCCGACTTCAATCAATTGACCAAAAAACAAATTGTCGTTGCTAATTTAACTCTTTATTCCGAATTCTTTTCGGAATCCATTAAAAGAAAATTTAAGAAAAAGAAATTTTGTTAATCTTTCGTTGTATATTTTTTCACATTAAAAAAGGAAACTAAAGATTTTTGATGAAACTTTTTTACTATTTTTTCCGCTTCTACTTTTTGGTGAAGTTCCCGAAATTCCCGTTGTTGATCTCTCTTTTGGAGTCCCGCAAGAGCCTGAAGATTTAGTATCTTCTCTCAATGTTATTGCTCTTTTAACTCTACTTTTTCTTGCCCCATCTCTTCTTCTTGTTACAACTGTTTTTACAAGATTTTTGATTGTTTTTGGTCTTCTTCGACAAGCTCTTGGAACTCAACAGATGCCACCAACTCAACTCCTTGTATCTCTTGCTCTAATTATGACAATGTTTATTATGGAGCCTGTTGGAAAAGAGGCATATGAAAAAGGGATTCAGCCTTACATGGAGAAAAAGATTGGCTACGAAGAGGCTTTTGAGAAATCAACAAAACCGTTTAAGATGTTTATGATAAGAAACACACGAGAAAAAGATTTAGCACTTTTTATTCGTATGCGAAACATGGAAAACCCAAAAACAATCGATGATTTATCCCTAACAATTGTAATTCCTGCTTTTGTCATTAGCGAATTGAAAACAGCTTTTGAAATCGGATTTTTGCTATTTCTACCATTTCTTGTTATTGACATGGTTGTGTCATCAATTCTTATGAGTATGGGTATGATGATGTTGCCTCCAGTTATGATCAGTTTGCCATTTAAAATTCTTATTTTCGTAATGATTGATGGTTGGAATCTTCTAATCTCAAATATGGTTCAGAGTGTAAAATAGATTTTCTCATTGTCGGAAAATCTCCGACAATTCTATTGGTAAATTTTGTCAAAATCCTCAGGAATTTCTGGTAAAAACTTTGTTGTTGGAATATATCCATTTTCCTCAACTTCAAAAAGCGAAAGCGAAACAGAGTTATCAAGTTCATCTTTGTAGATAATTCGCTTGATTTTTCCAACCTGATCCAAAATTATTAGATAATCTCGTTCATCAATTTTCGCGATATATCTTTTCTCATCAACTTTTTCCGCATTTTCCAAAATCTGAAGCATTTTCAGACTTTTATCAACTCGCTTAATAATGACTTGTTCAAGTTCAGGTTCAAGAAGAAAAAGCTTTTTACCATTTAAATATAGATATTTTTCAACAGGTTTTATATATTTCCAGAGAATAAAGTGAGGCTGTTTAATGTAGAGTTCGCCAGAATAAGCTATTCGCTTTCCGTCGCTCTCCACGATTTGCTGAAATTCAGCTTTGAGAGTTTTAAGATTTGCTAAATCTCCACCAAAAAGGGGGAGATAAAAAAGTGTAAAAAGTAAAAACTTTCTCAAGATTACATCTGAATTCGTGAAATTTCTTTGTATGCACTGAGTGCTTTATTTCGGACTTCAAGCATAAATTTCATTTGCACTTCAGCTTTATCAATTTTTAATGCAGCTTGGTGTAAATCTTTGACTTGACCAGTCGCAATATCAGTCATTGCTAATTCAGACTCTTTTTGAGAGTGATTCAAATCTTGAATTTGGTCTTTTAACATTTTAGTAAATGTAGCTTGACCGTCCATAGTTTGGATTTTTTGCTCTTTTGCTCCAAGTGATGGAACTGAACCAATTTTAATATCTAACATTTAAACTCCTTAACTCATTAGACTTATTGCATCGTTTGCCATTTTTTTAGCAGACTCAAAAGCGGAAACATTTGCTTGATAAGATCGAGTGGCTTCGATGAGGTCGCTCATTTCAATCACTGGATTTATATTTGGATAGGCAACATATCCTTTACTATTTGCATCAGGATGCGACGGGTCATATTTCATTCGCGGTTCGCTATCGTCTCGCACAACCTTATCAACAACAACACTCATAACTGGCGGTTTTGCAACTGCACCTTTTAGTCCCTCGCTAATTGGGTCTTCATATTTTAAAAGTTCGTTGTTTTCACTCAATTGCTTATTGAATTCTTTGTCAAAATCAACAGCTTTAAAAACTAATTCTTGTCGTCGGTATGGACCACCTTCAGCTGTTCGAGTTGTTTGAGCATTTGCAATATTTGAACTTATCACATTTACCCTAGCTCTTTGTGCCGAAAGTCCGTAGCCACTTATGTCAAAGTTTGAAAGAAATCCACTCATTTTCTACTCCTAGTTAAGTTTTTCGGAAGCTGAAACAACAGAACGGAAAATATTTGACTCTTTTCTCAATCCAGAAACAAGAGCTTTAAACATCACTGAGTTTTTAGACATTTCCGTTGTCTCAACATCTAAATCGACATTGTTGCCATCGTTTCTAGTTCCGTGTCCATCTCGAATAAAAATTGTTGGTGTTTTTGGAGTTTCACCAGTTCCTCCGAGATGTTTTCCATTTGTATTTGCAAGTTCTAAATCATTGCCATTTTCATTTGAGAAAACTTTTTTAGCTTCGTTAGAAAGAGCTTTTTCAAAAGCAATATCCCGAGCTTTATAAAATGGTGTATCAACATTTGAGAGATTTCCAGAAATGAGTTTTTGCCGAGTAGCTCGACTGTTCATAGCGGAAACCATAAAATCATGTGCTTTACTTAATTCCATAAAATCTCCTTTAAAATTACCACTAGATTATAACACTACTCTTTTCCGAATAATTTTTAAATTTTAACTTTGTTAGAATAGTTGAAAAATAGGATAAATATTGAAAGAGTTCTTAGAAAAAGCAAAAGAGAGTAGCCGAATTATTGGACAACTTGATGGTGCGACAAAAAGCAAGATTTTAAATAGTATGGCTGATGCACTTTTGAAACACAGCGAAACAATTATCACAGAAAACAGGAAAGATTTGGAATATGCAAAAGAGAATAATTTATCTTCTGCGATGCTTGATAGATTACTTCTTGATGAAAAACGAATTTCTGGAATGGCAACTTCACTGCGAGAAATTGGAGCTTTAAGAGAACCAGTAGGTCGAGTTCTTGATGGCTGGATAAATGATATTGGATTGAAAATCGAAAAAGTTTCCGTGCCGATTGGTGTCATTGGAATTATTTACGAATCAAGACCAAATGTAACAAGCGACACAGCTGGACTCTGTTTTAAAAGCGGAAATGTAGCGATTCTAAAAGGCGGAAAAGAGGCAGAACATAGTAATAAAATTATTGCACTTGTTTTACAGAGTGTTTTAGAAGATTATGATTTGCCGAAAGAGATGATTTCACTTTTACCAGATTCTTCACGAGAAGGAGTGGCGAAATTGATAAAAGAGGATTTTTATATCGACCTCATCATTCCAAGAGGTGGAGAAGGCTTGATTCGCTATGTAAATTCAAATGCGACTGTTCCAGTTGTAAAACATGACAAGGGACTTTGCCACACATTTATCGATAAAGATGCTGATATTGAAAAAGCACTTGACATTGCAATTAATGCAAAAACTCAAAGGACT
Above is a genomic segment from Thiovulum sp. ES containing:
- a CDS encoding Flagellar biosynthesis protein FliP (PFAM: FliP family~TIGRFAM: flagellar biosynthetic protein FliP); translation: MIVFGLLRQALGTQQMPPTQLLVSLALIMTMFIMEPVGKEAYEKGIQPYMEKKIGYEEAFEKSTKPFKMFMIRNTREKDLALFIRMRNMENPKTIDDLSLTIVIPAFVISELKTAFEIGFLLFLPFLVIDMVVSSILMSMGMMMLPPVMISLPFKILIFVMIDGWNLLISNMVQSVK
- a CDS encoding cysteine desulfurase, NifS family (PFAM: Aminotransferase class-V~TIGRFAM: cysteine desulfurase, NifS family, epsilon proteobacteria type; cysteine desulfurase NifS); this encodes MKRIYVDNNATTKVDERVVEAMTPYFSEMYGNPNSLHKFGSETHRGVATAIDEVYRGLGATDNDDVVFTSCATESNNWVVKSVWLDYIKNGEKDHIITSDVEHPATLSTCKFLEKEFGVKVTYLPVNSEGVVPVSALEEVITDKTALVSIMIANNETGVIFPIKEMVEVAHKHGALFHTDGVQAVGKIPVNVADLGVDFFSLSAHKFHGPKGVGALFIKSGITLTPLFHGGSQMGGLRSGTLNTPYIVGIGKAMELATSSLNDMNSRVRGLRDKIEDALLELPDTFVVGNRDNRTPNTILISVRGVEGEGMLWDLDKKFGIAAATGSACASEDLEANPVLEAIGADEDLAHTAIRISLSRFTTEEEANYIITSFKDAVNRLRAISSSYATVKAQNA
- a CDS encoding Protein of unknown function (DUF3365) (PFAM: Protein of unknown function (DUF3365)) yields the protein MKKILFAVLLTLGANAENFNEIFHTGQNSATTLLKALGGELKAKMKEGNITKAIQFCASNGLPITAKVDEKLGENISIKRISEKNRNPQNVPTEAEAKILKLMEENGSPILTKAGKDTYKYYHPLKIAKPVCLKCHGKGEDMPEQARKTIHSLYPKDKAYGYSKGDLRGAIVVEIRK
- a CDS encoding Flagellar hook-basal body complex protein FlgB (PFAM: Flagella basal body rod protein~TIGRFAM: flagellar basal-body rod protein FlgB), giving the protein MELSKAHDFMVSAMNSRATRQKLISGNLSNVDTPFYKARDIAFEKALSNEAKKVFSNENGNDLELANTNGKHLGGTGETPKTPTIFIRDGHGTRNDGNNVDLDVETTEMSKNSVMFKALVSGLRKESNIFRSVVSASEKLN
- a CDS encoding Flagellar hook-basal body complex protein FliE (PFAM: Flagellar hook-basal body complex protein FliE~TIGRFAM: flagellar hook-basal body complex protein FliE), which encodes MLDIKIGSVPSLGAKEQKIQTMDGQATFTKMLKDQIQDLNHSQKESELAMTDIATGQVKDLHQAALKIDKAEVQMKFMLEVRNKALSAYKEISRIQM
- a CDS encoding outer membrane lipoprotein-sorting protein (PFAM: Outer membrane lipoprotein carrier protein LolA) — encoded protein: MRKFLLFTLFYLPLFGGDLANLKTLKAEFQQIVESDGKRIAYSGELYIKQPHFILWKYIKPVEKYLYLNGKKLFLLEPELEQVIIKRVDKSLKMLQILENAEKVDEKRYIAKIDERDYLIILDQVGKIKRIIYKDELDNSVSLSLFEVEENGYIPTTKFLPEIPEDFDKIYQ
- a CDS encoding putative 4-hydroxybenzoate polyprenyltransferase (PFAM: UbiA prenyltransferase family~TIGRFAM: putative 4-hydroxybenzoate polyprenyltransferase), whose amino-acid sequence is MFQKVAEAYRNFNELIMFQHSIFSFPFIFIAMVISANGWFGWKLLFLGILAGLTARNFAMAFNRYLDIDHDSLNPRTKNRPSVDGRISKNGILFFTIANALGFVAVAYFVNNLAFQLAIPILFILGIYSYFKRFSYFAHIILGISLGLAPISGVVAVEEAIPLWSIFLSVGVLFWVAGFDLLYSLQDIDFDKKFGLHSIPSRFGEKRTMQISAVFHILTVGFWYFAISEANLGVISLFAVFVSAIFLGYEHYLVRKDFRKIDRAFFTVNGYLGIIFFILIVAEKIVEN
- a CDS encoding gamma-glutamyl phosphate reductase (PFAM: Aldehyde dehydrogenase family~TIGRFAM: gamma-glutamyl phosphate reductase), with the protein product MKEFLEKAKESSRIIGQLDGATKSKILNSMADALLKHSETIITENRKDLEYAKENNLSSAMLDRLLLDEKRISGMATSLREIGALREPVGRVLDGWINDIGLKIEKVSVPIGVIGIIYESRPNVTSDTAGLCFKSGNVAILKGGKEAEHSNKIIALVLQSVLEDYDLPKEMISLLPDSSREGVAKLIKEDFYIDLIIPRGGEGLIRYVNSNATVPVVKHDKGLCHTFIDKDADIEKALDIAINAKTQRTGVCNAMETLLVDFSIADEVLPKLKERFDELGTELKGCGTTGNIIEVAKATDEDFNTEYLANILNVKVVSGVFEAINHISRFGSKHSEAIITENYTTAEKFMNEIDASSVYVNASTRFTDGAVFGFGAEVGISTNKLHARGPMGIDDLTTYKYKIYGNGQIKE
- a CDS encoding Kef-type K+ transport system, membrane component (PFAM: Sodium/hydrogen exchanger family) — encoded protein: MGVFITFGLIIAVQILMFHFYRISGLLTGVLFGVIFGPMSLKLLGCQSINYMDSLMTISIFMLVFYLSLTKPGGEFVKRYVMQYKFIALPTILTMLVVYLVNVLYFENFAPEIGIILVLAFGIVSVSVNSIAMRYLKEQGQLKENVCKLFLAKALPNNFFIIAVFVTLISFYGYGDHSFIGFSIATGKTVLFLFIALAISRYVYPRIARFVKGDISILLLLLANALTLSGIAYLMEIHYIIAIFSSTLLIPEVHLKFATVEPIRKKVGILNGYLFVPIFGLAVGLNIDLGILFDYSLFIPFVILTITIWVAQYLFSLLTLRFDGIEKNDTKFITYGSFAKTELALIILLFSVSYGIIDPEIFTASVIVLAMSNLFAWHELHKRG
- a CDS encoding Sel1 repeat protein (PFAM: Sel1 repeat) — encoded protein: MLSEAIAFYNQNEFAKALPIFQKLANEKNSEAQFYLGMMYENGEGVFCNIETAKSWYRKASRGRNPDADFRLQSIDQKTNCRC
- a CDS encoding Flagellar hook-basal body complex protein FlgC (PFAM: Domain of unknown function (DUF1078); Flagella basal body rod protein~TIGRFAM: flagellar basal-body rod protein FlgC); translation: MSGFLSNFDISGYGLSAQRARVNVISSNIANAQTTRTAEGGPYRRQELVFKAVDFDKEFNKQLSENNELLKYEDPISEGLKGAVAKPPVMSVVVDKVVRDDSEPRMKYDPSHPDANSKGYVAYPNINPVIEMSDLIEATRSYQANVSAFESAKKMANDAISLMS
- a CDS encoding putative ATPase of the PP-loop superfamily implicated in cell cycle control (PFAM: PP-loop family), which produces MKIEISKKLLRVVGKTNAEFSLIGEGDKVVLGLSGGKDSLMLAHILKHVKRHAPFNFEFMAVTVDYGMGEDFSELQKHTEKYEIPHQIYKTEIYEIAKEKIRENSSYCSFFSRMRRGAIYSATEKLGFNKVALGHHLDDAVESFFMNMFYNSTMRSLPPKYEAGNGLEVVRPLIRVRERQLTDGALKAGLPLIGDDACPALRFDIKSPHLRYEMKDMLANLEKQHKDMFGSISRAFSNFHHDSFFN